GGTTTCTTGAAGCCGGGGAAAAAAACACGTTTTTGCTGATTACCGATCTATCTGTTAATCAAGAAAATGAACGCCAACTTGATCGATTTTATCAAAAAGGCGGGAAAGTCCAGTTGATCGACCATCACCAAACTGCCCTCCATTTTAATGAGCATGAATGGGGATATGTCTCGGTTGAAGATGAATCCGGACGCCTTAATTCCGCGACTTCACTATTCTACGAGTATCTCATCAAGCATGAATATTTAGAGCCTTCAAATGCTGTAAGTGAATTTGTCGAGCTTGTCCGGCAATATGACACCTGGGAGTGGGAAAAAAACGACAATCAGGAAGCCTTGAGGCTAAATTCTCTCTTCTTTTTAGTTTCCATTGATGAATTCGAAGAGATGATGGTCAGTCGTTTAGCAACAAACGATCATTTTTTCTTTGACGAGTTTGAAGAAAGAATCCTTGATATGGAAGAAAACAAAATTGAACGATATATCCGCAGGAAAAGACGGGAATTGGTTCAGACACCATTAGGAGAATACTTTGCCGGTGTCGTCTATGCAGAATCAAACACCTCAGAACTTGGAAATGAATTGGGGAAAGACTACCCGCATCTGGATTATATTGCGATTATCAATATCGGCGGGAAACGTATGAGTTTCAGAACCATTCATGATCATGTCGACGTATCTCAGGTAGCTGGCCAGTTCGGAGGGGGCGGACACGCAAAAGCTTCGGGATCCCTTTTAACAGATGAAGCTTACCAACAATACGTGATTGAAACATTTCATCTTGAGCCCTTGCGGGAAGATGCGAAAAGAAATAAACACAATCTCAAAAAATCTTCTTTTGGATCTTTATATGAAAATCGAATGGAAGAAACCTTTCTCCTCTATCCCGTAAATGAAAACGAATGGGCGATTGAACATAATGAAGTGAAGATGGAAGAAATCTTCGAAACATTTGAAGCAGCAGAAAGCTCCTTAAAAAGAAATTTTGAAGCATGGCTTGTAAAAGATGATATATTTGTCAGCTATTTGATGGACGTTGTTCGTAAAACTAAAGGAAAAGGCTGAACGATTTGTCTGGAGTGAATATAAAAAACGCTATTCTTTTATGTCATACTGAAGAAAGAATAGCGTATGTATTAATCCTTAAGCTTTTGTAAAATTGAGGTCCCAAATAACTCCGTAAGGATCCTTTACCTTTCCATATTTCGCTCCCCAAAAAGTATCCTGCAATTCCATTAACGCAGTACCGCGCTCAGTGAATC
This window of the Bacillus gobiensis genome carries:
- a CDS encoding DHH family phosphoesterase, encoding MYRLLSHTDLDGVGCGILAKLAFGKKVKVRYNSISGLNHEVERFLEAGEKNTFLLITDLSVNQENERQLDRFYQKGGKVQLIDHHQTALHFNEHEWGYVSVEDESGRLNSATSLFYEYLIKHEYLEPSNAVSEFVELVRQYDTWEWEKNDNQEALRLNSLFFLVSIDEFEEMMVSRLATNDHFFFDEFEERILDMEENKIERYIRRKRRELVQTPLGEYFAGVVYAESNTSELGNELGKDYPHLDYIAIINIGGKRMSFRTIHDHVDVSQVAGQFGGGGHAKASGSLLTDEAYQQYVIETFHLEPLREDAKRNKHNLKKSSFGSLYENRMEETFLLYPVNENEWAIEHNEVKMEEIFETFEAAESSLKRNFEAWLVKDDIFVSYLMDVVRKTKGKG